From the genome of Pelobates fuscus isolate aPelFus1 chromosome 6, aPelFus1.pri, whole genome shotgun sequence, one region includes:
- the SLC34A2 gene encoding sodium-dependent phosphate transport protein 2B isoform X1 — protein sequence MDNKNMAPFPEMENHVDVTSLPVVSKQSGLSTENSNGNDTEDLPPSYSTLNLYNEKVEEEKEFDPWDMPELKDTGMKWSEMNTKQRIVSVLLGITKFILLIALLYFFVCSLDVLSSAFQLVGGKAAGDIFKNHSVLSNPVAGLVIGVLVTVLVQSSSTSTSIVVSMVSSGILTVRTAIPIIMGANIGTSVTNTIVALMQSGDRNEFRRAFAGATVHDFFNWLSVLILLPIEVASGYLYHLTNAIVTSFNIQTGENAPDMLKVITEPLTKGIIQLDKKVIEDIAAGNEAAQNKSLIKSVCGYTNESLSMDVNCTFSNCMAPIKCSHLFANTSLPDLAVGLILLALSLFVLCLCLILIVKLLNSMLKGQVSVVIKKILNTDFPFPFSWLTGYLAMLVGAGMTFIVQSSSVFTSALTPLIGIGVISIERAYPLTLGSNIGTTTTALLAALASSGATLQNSVQIALCHFFFNISGILIWYPIPFMRIPIRLAKGLGDKTAKYRWFAVVYLILCFFLLPLLVFGLSIAGWQVLVGVAVPIVFVIIVAIVVNLMQKKCPRFLPNFLKTWEFLPKWMHSMKPWDSWMRVSSVFCGRYLCCCCKKCKCCKCCQDKKDEECSDDNPQKIEGHDNVVDLTDEFSSSSNQEQAKSQDLTTF from the exons AATATGGCTCCCTTTCCAGAAATGGAGAACCATGTGGACGTCACAAGCCTCCCAGTTGTCTCAAAACAGTCTGGTTTGAGCACAGAAAATTCCAATG GTAACGACACCGAAGATTTACCTCCATCATACTCTACCCTTAACCTGTATAATGAAAAAGTTGAAGAAGAGAAAGAGTTTGATCCGTGGGATATGCCAGAATTGAAGGACACAGGAATGAAGTGGTCAG AAATGAATACAAAGCAACGTATAGTATCGGTGTTACTGGGGATCACAAAGTTTATTCTCTTGATTGCGTTGCTCTATTTCTTTGTTTGCTCATTGGATGTTTTGAGCTCCGCTTTCCAGTTAGTTGGAG GAAAAGCCGCAGGAGACATTTTTAAGAACCACTCTGTGTTGTCCAATCCCGTCGCTGGCCTTGTTATTGGCGTGTTGGTGACTGTCCTGGTACAAAGCTCCAGTACTTCCACTTCAATAGTGGTCAGCATGGTTTCCTCTGGGA TTTTAACAGTCAGAACAGCCATTCCGATCATTATGGGAGCCAACATTGGTACTTCTGTCACAAATACCATCGTAGCTTTAATGCAATCTGGAGATCGCAATGAGTTTAGAAG GGCATTTGCTGGCGCCACTGTCCACGATTTTTTCAACTGGCTTTCCGTGCTCATTCTGTTGCCAATAGAAGTGGCTTCAGGGTATTTGTACCACCTCACCAATGCTATCGTCACGTCATTCAACATCCAAACAGGAGAGAATGCCCCGGACATGCTTAAAGTTATCACAGAGCCTCTCACTAAAGGAATCATTCAG CTTGATAAAAAGGTTATAGAAGATATTGCAGCAGGGAACGAAGCAGCACAAAACAAAAGTCTGATTAAGAGTGTTTGCGGCTATACG aatGAAAGTTTGTCGATGGATGTGAATTGCACATTCAGCAACTGCATGGCTCCAATAAAGT GCTCACACTTATTTGCAAACACCAGTCTACCAGATCTGGCTGTGGGGCTAATACTGCTGGCGTTGTCTCTGTTCGTCCTGTGCTTGTGTCTCATATTGATTGTCAAGCTTCTGAATTCCATGCTCAAAGGACAAGTATCCGTTGTCATTAAGAAGATCCTCAACACAG ATTTTCCCTTCCCATTCTCCTGGTTAACTGGATACCTGGCTATGTTAGTTGGTGCTGGAATGACATTTATTGTTCAGAGTAGTTCTGTTTTTACCTCTGCGTTAACTCCCCTTATAG GAATTGGAGTTATCAGTATAGAAAGAGCTTATCCACTGACTCTTGGTTCTAATATTGGAACAACAACTACTGCTCTACTAGCTGCCCTGGCCAGTTCGGGTGCAACATTACAAAATTCCGTGCAG ATTGCGTTATGTCATTTCTTCTTCAATATATCTGGTATCCTTATTTGGTATCCCATCCCTTTCATGCGCATTCCTATTCGATTAGCTAAAGGACTGGGTGACAAGACTGCCAAATACAGATGGTTTGCTGTCGTCTATCTAATCTTGTGCTTCTTCTTGTTGCCATTGCTGGTATTTGGCTTATCAATTGCAGGATGGCAGGTCCTAGTAGGAGTTGCTGTACCAATTGTGTTTGTCATTATTGTAGCAATTGTGGTCAACCTTATGCAAAAAAAATGTCCACGATTTCTGCCCAACTTCTTAAAAACATGGGAATTTTTGCCCAAATGGATGCACTCGATGAAGCCCTGGGACTCCTGGATGCGTGTCAGCTCAGTGTTCTGTGGGCGATATCTCTGCTGTTgctgtaaaaaatgtaaatgctgTAAGTGTTGCCAAGACAAGAAGGATGAAGAATGTTCAGACGATAATCCCCAAAAAATTGAAGGTCATGATAATGTTGTCGATCTTACGGATGAATTCTCAAGTTCTTCAAACCAAGAGCAAGCAAAGTCTCAGGATCTCACAACATTTTAA
- the SLC34A2 gene encoding sodium-dependent phosphate transport protein 2B isoform X2 translates to MAPFPEMENHVDVTSLPVVSKQSGLSTENSNGNDTEDLPPSYSTLNLYNEKVEEEKEFDPWDMPELKDTGMKWSEMNTKQRIVSVLLGITKFILLIALLYFFVCSLDVLSSAFQLVGGKAAGDIFKNHSVLSNPVAGLVIGVLVTVLVQSSSTSTSIVVSMVSSGILTVRTAIPIIMGANIGTSVTNTIVALMQSGDRNEFRRAFAGATVHDFFNWLSVLILLPIEVASGYLYHLTNAIVTSFNIQTGENAPDMLKVITEPLTKGIIQLDKKVIEDIAAGNEAAQNKSLIKSVCGYTNESLSMDVNCTFSNCMAPIKCSHLFANTSLPDLAVGLILLALSLFVLCLCLILIVKLLNSMLKGQVSVVIKKILNTDFPFPFSWLTGYLAMLVGAGMTFIVQSSSVFTSALTPLIGIGVISIERAYPLTLGSNIGTTTTALLAALASSGATLQNSVQIALCHFFFNISGILIWYPIPFMRIPIRLAKGLGDKTAKYRWFAVVYLILCFFLLPLLVFGLSIAGWQVLVGVAVPIVFVIIVAIVVNLMQKKCPRFLPNFLKTWEFLPKWMHSMKPWDSWMRVSSVFCGRYLCCCCKKCKCCKCCQDKKDEECSDDNPQKIEGHDNVVDLTDEFSSSSNQEQAKSQDLTTF, encoded by the exons ATGGCTCCCTTTCCAGAAATGGAGAACCATGTGGACGTCACAAGCCTCCCAGTTGTCTCAAAACAGTCTGGTTTGAGCACAGAAAATTCCAATG GTAACGACACCGAAGATTTACCTCCATCATACTCTACCCTTAACCTGTATAATGAAAAAGTTGAAGAAGAGAAAGAGTTTGATCCGTGGGATATGCCAGAATTGAAGGACACAGGAATGAAGTGGTCAG AAATGAATACAAAGCAACGTATAGTATCGGTGTTACTGGGGATCACAAAGTTTATTCTCTTGATTGCGTTGCTCTATTTCTTTGTTTGCTCATTGGATGTTTTGAGCTCCGCTTTCCAGTTAGTTGGAG GAAAAGCCGCAGGAGACATTTTTAAGAACCACTCTGTGTTGTCCAATCCCGTCGCTGGCCTTGTTATTGGCGTGTTGGTGACTGTCCTGGTACAAAGCTCCAGTACTTCCACTTCAATAGTGGTCAGCATGGTTTCCTCTGGGA TTTTAACAGTCAGAACAGCCATTCCGATCATTATGGGAGCCAACATTGGTACTTCTGTCACAAATACCATCGTAGCTTTAATGCAATCTGGAGATCGCAATGAGTTTAGAAG GGCATTTGCTGGCGCCACTGTCCACGATTTTTTCAACTGGCTTTCCGTGCTCATTCTGTTGCCAATAGAAGTGGCTTCAGGGTATTTGTACCACCTCACCAATGCTATCGTCACGTCATTCAACATCCAAACAGGAGAGAATGCCCCGGACATGCTTAAAGTTATCACAGAGCCTCTCACTAAAGGAATCATTCAG CTTGATAAAAAGGTTATAGAAGATATTGCAGCAGGGAACGAAGCAGCACAAAACAAAAGTCTGATTAAGAGTGTTTGCGGCTATACG aatGAAAGTTTGTCGATGGATGTGAATTGCACATTCAGCAACTGCATGGCTCCAATAAAGT GCTCACACTTATTTGCAAACACCAGTCTACCAGATCTGGCTGTGGGGCTAATACTGCTGGCGTTGTCTCTGTTCGTCCTGTGCTTGTGTCTCATATTGATTGTCAAGCTTCTGAATTCCATGCTCAAAGGACAAGTATCCGTTGTCATTAAGAAGATCCTCAACACAG ATTTTCCCTTCCCATTCTCCTGGTTAACTGGATACCTGGCTATGTTAGTTGGTGCTGGAATGACATTTATTGTTCAGAGTAGTTCTGTTTTTACCTCTGCGTTAACTCCCCTTATAG GAATTGGAGTTATCAGTATAGAAAGAGCTTATCCACTGACTCTTGGTTCTAATATTGGAACAACAACTACTGCTCTACTAGCTGCCCTGGCCAGTTCGGGTGCAACATTACAAAATTCCGTGCAG ATTGCGTTATGTCATTTCTTCTTCAATATATCTGGTATCCTTATTTGGTATCCCATCCCTTTCATGCGCATTCCTATTCGATTAGCTAAAGGACTGGGTGACAAGACTGCCAAATACAGATGGTTTGCTGTCGTCTATCTAATCTTGTGCTTCTTCTTGTTGCCATTGCTGGTATTTGGCTTATCAATTGCAGGATGGCAGGTCCTAGTAGGAGTTGCTGTACCAATTGTGTTTGTCATTATTGTAGCAATTGTGGTCAACCTTATGCAAAAAAAATGTCCACGATTTCTGCCCAACTTCTTAAAAACATGGGAATTTTTGCCCAAATGGATGCACTCGATGAAGCCCTGGGACTCCTGGATGCGTGTCAGCTCAGTGTTCTGTGGGCGATATCTCTGCTGTTgctgtaaaaaatgtaaatgctgTAAGTGTTGCCAAGACAAGAAGGATGAAGAATGTTCAGACGATAATCCCCAAAAAATTGAAGGTCATGATAATGTTGTCGATCTTACGGATGAATTCTCAAGTTCTTCAAACCAAGAGCAAGCAAAGTCTCAGGATCTCACAACATTTTAA